The Populus alba chromosome 6, ASM523922v2, whole genome shotgun sequence genomic interval CATTCATGAAAAGATACTACATTAATTCAAGACTCAATAAAAAGAGGAACATTTTTCACAGTCTTTATGCCAAACCAAACTCAAACTTGACCTTTCTTGAGTTCTCAATGGAAACAGTTGGTACAGAAAGGTGCCCCTCTGAGGGTTCTAGCATATCAGCAACCTCGGAAGGAACACCACATAGAGATGGTAGTAAACTAGATCAAACAGAGATGGTCAATACGAATATGAAAGAGAAAGTTGTCCAAGGATCTGAACCAGCCCTCCTTCCCAAATCGAGTGCTCGTGTTTTGCTGGATTTGAAGCTTTCTAGAGATAATTCGATCAGCCGGTCGAAGCTAGAATTCAATCTATTTAGCCCCATGAATGCTGGTTCTTCTCATGCTAAAGAGTCTACCGATGAGACCTTGAAGCAAACCGAGTCTAGGGTTTTCTCTTGCAAATTTTGCAAGAGAGAGTTCTCCACATCCCAAGCCTTAGGTGGGCATCAAAACGCACACAAACAGGAGAGGACACTAGCCAAGAGGCGTCAAGAGATGGATGTGGGTGCTTTGGTACACTTGCCATATTATCCCTATTCAAGCCTCTCAAACAACCCATATTATGGATCTTTAAATAGGTCACTTGGGGTACGGATGGATTCCTTGATTCACAAGACATCGCCTCCTTATTCATGGACATCCCCCATAGGGCTTCGCTACGGCGCCCATGGTGGCTGGTCCGGGCAAACCACGATGAATACACAACCTTCGAATGGTAGACTAACGACAGAGAGTTTGGATGCTTTTAGTGGTCGATTTGGAATTTCTAGTTCGTCATCTTCTTCAAGGTTTGAGGACAATCTCCTTCGCAATTTTGGTTCTTCTCCATCATCCAATACTGTTGCAATCAACAAGCCTCCCGCCGGTACTGATCATTTCCAGCAAACTGACCATCCAAAAAGTTATCAAACAGATGATTCGGGACTTGATTTGTCACTCAAGctctagaaaattaattaatattgtctAGTGGAATACAACAAGCATGCTAGTTGTTTATGCTTCTTgttctatttatatttgtttttattcatcatGTGTTTGGATTTCACATTGAACTAAAGATACGTACAAAAACATGCTTAGTTATTTCGTTGTCTTCTTTGGTTACTAATTTATAAATGTCAATGCTCAATTTTTCCTCTCTCCATATGGCCTTGCGAAACTTGATGCATGGGATCTTGCTGCGTAATAATGGTCGACCTACATGATCTTTCCCTActtgtgttttgtatttttctaaGCTTCAGGGTTTCCCCCCTTTTATATAGGACATGCGAGCAATCACACCTTCTCTAAGATCAATCTTTCGCCAATGTTAGATGGATATTTCGTCGgtaagtttttgaaattttttgcttGGAGTGCTACtgctaattaatgaaatgaattCGGGAGAGAtgtaaacttaattaaatatgaGATTTTGAAACAGAAGTTGTAGTTTGTTTTCTTATGGGTGAGAATCCGCTTGATTCTAAGAAGATCTCGCAAACATGCTGAATAAGTACTCTTAATTTGTGCCATTTTAGAGCCATAAATTGAGATTTCCTTCCTGTTCTTCATTAGAAGCCTCTAATCATAAGATCCAGTGCATGCATATTGATGCTGTATTGGCATCTTCTGGGATAAGTATGAAACGAATAATTCCATGAGTAAATaagggttatatatatatatatatatatatatattatatatattattcgtTTCACCATTTCCTAGAACGGATGCCAAGACAGCATCAATATTCATGCactggattatatatatatatatataatatatatatatatattatcgaGGTGTATTTATCTCAATGCGGCCATTTTAGGCAAAGGCAACGGGACATGactatattgatattaaaaataaattttaaaaaataaaaaaatattattttaattttttatttaaataactgCTATCGAATGCCCACCAGTACCTTCAGCTTGGAAAATCAAGAAAGAGAAGAAGTCTTTTTAATATGCATTATATGTAGTGTCCTCAAATATATTCCTTGGACCAATTTTTAAGTACTATTGAAACTAAGTACTCTTGATATCGGGCAATATGTTAAtttattcacttttttttcactCCTTGAATTAAAAtccttaataataacaaaattaacaaaatcattTATCATTTAAGTCAACtgtaaaagataatattttatgtaacGTCAGGAATCAATTAATTATGTAGAAAACAACTGTATTAACGTGTGATTCATCTATCATCATtcgatatatatatttatataattatatatttatataattggaTCCTAAGCGAAATTGATCTTTATGTCCTTGAGAGATGAGACACACACAGAAACATGTAGCGTTAAATATGAATATTTGATGAtgttaatttcttgaaaaaaacgAAGATATAGAATATCGAAAAgatattcaaaaacaattgaagTGAACAGGCAAGATTTTCAGAAATAAATAGCTTATCAGCACTTTATTTTGACTATAAAAgctcaaaatttaattatgaaaagcAATCCCTAGTGCCCCATTTTTGTAGATAAAAACACGAAAAGCTCGATCACGTTGTTTTATGATGCTTAAAAATaagcacatgttttttttttttaaaaaaaaaaaaaaatttatcttccaAATACATTCTTTACATATATATTCTTTACGTACTTGGGTTATTTACGTGAGTTAACATTATTAGTGTTATTGCATATATATAGAGAACCCACATGAGACATCCTCGTTCAATGGTCGGTAAAGGTTTCGAGTGACTGGATTCCAACAAGGTTTCTGTTAGTTTCAGTCCTGGATGTGTTAGCATAGTAGTATTTGTAAGAACTAACTCAGAATTAGCTGCCTCCTATAATATGAATTGGTTTGCTACCAGAAACAGCCAGGAATAATGGAAtgttgctagtttttttttttaaaaaaacagtggAATAACTTCAATCATAGGAATTAGCATCATTCCCAAGGAACATTCAACTCGTGGCTTGTCCTGTGACAATCATACAGTCTCATGGTACAGAATTTCCTACTGTCCTCCCGACCAATCTACACTAAAGGTGTTTCCTCGCATATACATTGCACGAGATTTATTAAGTTGTACGCAAGAATGACAGTAATGTTCTCTGTATGCATCTATGGGGTGGGTGGAAGAAAAGCCTCTCTCAAAAGGTTCGCCGTCTGGGTCTGCTACTCGACAGGCTCACTCAAGAATCGCGATAAATATGCTGCGGCGACCACTTGAGGTGCAAATTTAATCTTCCGGATTTAGCCTCGTCAAGTTGGAAGCAATCTTTGTATTCGCCTTCCAATATAACCCTGGTCAAAGTCAGGATGCATCTCCCCATATAATCCTGAAGTACATAAAATCAAGCCCAAAAATGGTGTCAGCACTCATTACAGCAACACAAAGTCAGCAAAGGCATGCAGCACAATGCAGAAGTCTCTAAATCCATCGAAGCAactagatttgtgttatatatCAGGATAGCTTTCTGTTAAAAGTTTGAAAATGCCAAGCACCAGATATCCCGATGGAAAAAGTGCGCTCAGGCACCACGACTGCACTCCCATAGTGAGATTTGCACGTAGTAGTGGTTTACAGACCACTATTTACTTGGTATTAAAGCCACTCATTTGGCCATTATGTTTAACAtcagaaaattaaaagagaagatgGACAAGGAACCGTATAAGCATCCAGTTCAGAAGTCAGCCCCACCATATAATTACCTTCACGTTAATTTTGGAGTATAATGTGCAAGCAGCAAGCATTTTGACGATTgcttcaaaagataaaatatcaaGAATAGTAGATTTCATGGATTTTATTAAGACTTTCTAATTTCAAAACCACGGACAATAAGAGCAGCTTTGATTAATCTCTAACAACCCACAaagattgttattaaaaatgttcttttaaaaaacaaacctagGATCAACTCAGGTCATTGTAGTGCCGACCTAGGGGATAATTGCGAGAATGCAAATGAACCACAGGACTATGGTCCTATAATGATCACAACTGTACCATTACGTAAGTAAATGATaaacaacttgaaaaataaCAGCAGatagttcttttttctttgtaccTTCCCAAATGTGTCATGATCCCAAACTTCGACAATAAGCATATCATGCAGTCCATCCTCAACAACAAAGTCAAAAGTTTGATTCCAAACAGGATTCAAGTTGTTGTTCACAACCTGGAAAAGGAAATTAACAATGAAGTAAATTATACTCTGAAGCCAGAGAGAGCAATAGTAACCACTGAAGATATTAAGAAGCTAGGAGTATGAGGTAGAAGtgcaaagataaataaaatccCCTTCTTCAAGGGTCTCCTTCACCATAAAAAGTGCACAAGGAACAGAAAAAACTAGAGGTGAAAAGGCAAGGTTAATGAAGAAATCACAAGAAAGACAGCAGTtcaaaatgaagaagagaagaagaagaagaagaagaagttgttcATGGTTTGGAATGAAGCCCTTACCCTGGTTTTGTTTCTCATCTCCGATTTCTTCATTGTTAGTGTAACAAAGGGGTCAGCCTTACCCATCAAATCCACCACTGGCAGATCTTCTGCAGAAATGACAGTGACAGAGAGAACTCCTCTAACGATAACCTCTCTTCTCTTCTGTGTGACTTCATTTACATTTCCAGTTATTTCCATACTGTTTGCGCCGTTTTTAAGTACCTTCTCTAAAGAAGTCATTGAGAAGCTGGAGCCAAAAGAGTTGCCAAGGTCATTCTCCATACCAAAAGGACGGTACAAAAGTTCCAGGTGCacctaaaatcaaacaatagtTGAGACAACAATACAATTGAACAGTCTTCATGGTATTACCCTGGGATGTAAAAGGTCTCTCAGAGTCTTCATGATAATGTATTTCCATAGGGAAGTGACAAGTGTTCTCACCTGCCCCCTGTTTTTATTATCTCGTTGGACCTCCAAATCCTTAACCAGCTTCAACCACAAATCCTTCACTTTACCAGGCTCAAGCTCATTTAGTTTTACTTGGGCGCACCCGAGGAGCTCGGCTGCCTGTATCCCCTCATCATCATAAATTTTTACTACCAAGTGTTGAGTAGTTGCATCTTCAACAACAAATTCAAAGTGTTCGTTCCATATTGGATTCAGATCATTGTTCTACAGGAGAAAAAACGAATTCATTTCAAATCAAGTTATGTAAAACAAAACCCCTCAAGAGaaaatgttgttttaaattacactaccaaaatgcataaaaatatctCACAATTATTTTAGTGGTTTTCGTTTTATCAGGTAAAGGGCGTATGTATAACTTGGCGAAGGGATCAGATTTCCCAATGAGATCTTTATTCGTCAAATCCTTTGCCTGCACAAGCTTCACCTCCAATATTCCCACAGGCTTTAACTCCAGGTCACTGCACAATAACATTATTAGCTACTACAATGAattgacaaaacaaaaacaaatgcagCCAATAACCACTACCACACCCTGCCTCCTCTCCCATGGTCCTACCCTCTCTAGCAGGTTGAAAGGAGAAAATGAACCACCACAAATACCCCTTCTTAGCAGTCCTATGGTTCCACCTTCTATAGctaattgaaaggaaaaaatgaaCCATCACCACTTCTGGACAGCTCAACAAAGtatttaaagagaaagagattgtATACTCAAGCATGAGAACTTAACACAAGGTGCCAAGTCCAACACTTAGTGAGCGTGTAAGGAGATTAAGAGTTGCATTAATTGATGATCTCAAAAGCAACTCTTACTAGCATTTTTTTGGTAATATGCCTGCAAGGTATAAAAAATTGGACCACAGCCACCTCATGCAACTCCATGTTTGCTTGGGAACAGTTGTCAAGTCAAACTGACATATATGCAGCCAGTCTGAAGAGTGCGTGAAAATGGTATACATACAGAGTGTGGCCTTCACAAGAATACCAGGTCTAAAGAATGGCATATCTGACAACCAAATCCTAAATTGAGTTCGTGTGAGGTAGATTTCTAGTATAAAAATTACTTCCAATACCCCAAAAGCTACTCCATTAAGTATTTCTAGGGTGATAGGTCCATGGTGTTATAATTAATCATTCAGAATTACTCAAATGCTTTTCTACAATTACAGAATGAATAATGAGAGACCAGCAATAAAAAACACAGTAATTTTTATTaggaaagaaaagtgaaaaatgcAATCAAAGTGCTTCCATCTCTTGCTGAGCAATGGCATACCTGTAATCCCCAGGCAAAATTGGAATAACTTTCCGAACAGGCCAGGTAATAGAATCTTCGACAGCATTCTGTATCATCTCCTGTATGGGTGAACATGCAGCTTTATTATGCTTGGATCATGTTGTCACATAAATCTGGAAAGTAAAGCTCTGTGTTttatagtgaaaaataaaaagtaaaattatccCATCATCCTCCACAAGCACCATAAACATGCAATAGAGTATTTGCTTATGcttgaacacacacacacattgtaATTAAACAAAAGCAACATGCTTCTGTATTTACAATTTACCTACTCAAAATAATCTAGTTTCTATCACAATACAGCCCATGTCCAAAGCCTTCAAAGACCAACataatatttgaatatataatCACGAGGATCAATCCCAAATTGCAGCAATAGATGCTTTTCAAGCAACTTCAATTCAAGAACTTGCAACATTGTCACAACACTTTGTCCCTGTGACAAGATTCCAATTAGTAATTCAACCGGGCCTTCCAAATCTTTGGTCTCAAATCATTCGCAAAGCCATGAAGAACATCTCTTTTCACAGACCTAAACTAAGAAGTAATAACTCATACACTTTAATCTCTTTGACGGAATCTACCTCAGTACCAACAGAGAGATGAAGTACCTGAAGTCCACCAGTTAAGACTGATTTAAACGACAACGAAACTGGAAAATTTAATCTCATCTTGAATTAAATGCATCAACTATAATCTAATAAGAGAATTATGGTACTTGACTTTGAACAACAAGACTAGTCTCTATGTTGGCCAGTTAAAATTTAAGGAAAAGTATGTGAAATCGaaactaaaaattatcaatgGGAAAGGAAAGCTATTTCTAATCCATAGAATTCAAAAGGAAGTAATGTTAATTGATAGAGCCAGACAATAATACATTATCACATAATGAAATCAGGGAAGATGATAATGGGTTCTGTTATCACATGATGAAAGGAAGGAGGCTAACAATGGGTAGTACAAACCTGAATAGCATCATCTAGTCCTGGAATTGCTGATATGTCACCACCAACAACTTTAAGtttaaaatccatttttttctgCAAGACAGGAAACATCCACGCTGAAACTTGTACTTGCTCAGTGTGTTCATACACAAGCATGTGAGTGCACGTGACAGAGAGATAGAGGCCTAAAGAACACATTATCacggtttattattttttctaaattcacTTCTTTATTGTCAAGTAGATTATGTTGAAGCTTTGGATCAATCCGCACCTAGAATTTGGGCTGCATGCTGATGCTGCTACAATTCCCATTCAAATGACAGTTCAAACTCCCAGTCCCATCAAAAAACGTCTTAAATTTCTATATTAatcaaaggaaagaagaaataaaagaaagaggatTTCGTAGGCATATGATTGAAAAATGGATATTGGTTGATCTAAAGGGAGCAATATAGAATTGATCATGTCCATGTGTGCTACTATGTTGGTTGGTGCTACAGTCCAAATATATCAATAGATACAAAGTAGCATACTAATGTATGGCAGTAATTAGTAGACTAGacattttatattcaaataacaGTCGGGTAAAATATTCTACCCCCTCCctccaaaatcaaataaaataaaaataaaaattctaacacTTGAAAACAGATACTGCACCTTTTGTCTCAAAGAACAACAAACAGCTCCAAAGCAAGGAAACTCAGCAACTAGTGGCTTAAAGATCAACCTGAAAACCCCAGTAAATCCGATATCTTTTACCTGAgtagaagagagaagaaaaggaaaaaagaaagaaaaagaaaatgcagacAGACAGAGAAAGGGCAAAGCA includes:
- the LOC118032606 gene encoding synaptotagmin-5 isoform X1 codes for the protein MSFFVGLIIGLAVGLALIVGFVKSENARSKLRSELATTIAAFARMTVEDSRKILPAEYYPSWVVFSQRQKLDWLNQHLTKIWPYVDQAASGLIKDSVEPVLEQYRPIILSSLKFSKFTLGTVAPQFTGVSIIEDGGSGITMELEMNWDGNPSIILDIKTRLGVSLPVQVKDIGFTGVFRLIFKPLVAEFPCFGAVCCSLRQKKKMDFKLKVVGGDISAIPGLDDAIQEMIQNAVEDSITWPVRKVIPILPGDYSDLELKPVGILEVKLVQAKDLTNKDLIGKSDPFAKLYIRPLPDKTKTTKIINNDLNPIWNEHFEFVVEDATTQHLVVKIYDDEGIQAAELLGCAQVKLNELEPGKVKDLWLKLVKDLEVQRDNKNRGQVHLELLYRPFGMENDLGNSFGSSFSMTSLEKVLKNGANSMEITGNVNEVTQKRREVIVRGVLSVTVISAEDLPVVDLMGKADPFVTLTMKKSEMRNKTRVVNNNLNPVWNQTFDFVVEDGLHDMLIVEVWDHDTFGKDYMGRCILTLTRVILEGEYKDCFQLDEAKSGRLNLHLKWSPQHIYRDS
- the LOC118032606 gene encoding synaptotagmin-5 isoform X2, with translation MELEMNWDGNPSIILDIKTRLGVSLPVQVKDIGFTGVFRLIFKPLVAEFPCFGAVCCSLRQKKKMDFKLKVVGGDISAIPGLDDAIQEMIQNAVEDSITWPVRKVIPILPGDYSDLELKPVGILEVKLVQAKDLTNKDLIGKSDPFAKLYIRPLPDKTKTTKIINNDLNPIWNEHFEFVVEDATTQHLVVKIYDDEGIQAAELLGCAQVKLNELEPGKVKDLWLKLVKDLEVQRDNKNRGQVHLELLYRPFGMENDLGNSFGSSFSMTSLEKVLKNGANSMEITGNVNEVTQKRREVIVRGVLSVTVISAEDLPVVDLMGKADPFVTLTMKKSEMRNKTRVVNNNLNPVWNQTFDFVVEDGLHDMLIVEVWDHDTFGKDYMGRCILTLTRVILEGEYKDCFQLDEAKSGRLNLHLKWSPQHIYRDS
- the LOC118032608 gene encoding uncharacterized protein, which gives rise to MHCNNHTMGFFPFMKRYYINSRLNKKRNIFHSLYAKPNSNLTFLEFSMETVGTERCPSEGSSISATSEGTPHRDGSKLDQTEMVNTNMKEKVVQGSEPALLPKSSARVLLDLKLSRDNSISRSKLEFNLFSPMNAGSSHAKESTDETLKQTESRVFSCKFCKREFSTSQALGGHQNAHKQERTLAKRRQEMDVGALVHLPYYPYSSLSNNPYYGSLNRSLGVRMDSLIHKTSPPYSWTSPIGLRYGAHGGWSGQTTMNTQPSNGRLTTESLDAFSGRFGISSSSSSSRFEDNLLRNFGSSPSSNTVAINKPPAGTDHFQQTDHPKSYQTDDSGLDLSLKL